In one Streptomyces sp. T12 genomic region, the following are encoded:
- a CDS encoding FAD-dependent oxidoreductase produces MAAQPKVVIIGAGIVGCALSDELTARGWTDVTVLEQGPLFATGGSTSHAPGLVFQTNGSKTMTEFARYTVEKYSALTLDGQWCFNQVGGLEVATSPERLAEIQRRHGWLSSWGVDSRVLTPEESAALHPLLDPERVLGGLHIPSDGLAKALRAGEAQARLATARGARFHPHHTVTGIETTGDRVSAVVTDQGTFPADIVVSCAGFWGPRIGRMVGQPVPLVPMAHQYARTTELPLLAGRNDERTEASLPILRNQDAGLYYRELVDRIGIGSYAHRPMPVSLDDVAHPRDAVMPSSLEFTEADFEGAWADSLALLPSLADTKIEEGFNGIFSFTSDGMPLMGESPKVQGFWLAEAVWVTHSAGVARAMAEWLVDGRPGTDVHECDVNRFEEVQLAPSYVNERSCQNFAEVYDILHPLQPAERPRPLRTSPFHSRQQALGAVLLEDGGWERPHWYEANADLPEVARVPGRNDWASRYWSPIAGAEALVTRERVALYDMTPLKRLEVTGPEALAFLQRLTTNQLDKPVGSVTYTLLLDAAGGVRSDLTIARLETERFQIGANGNLDLDWLRRRLPEWGHLPAVAGGGSVQVRDITAGTCCLGVWGPRARDLVQPLTDTDFSHKGFGYFKAKHAYLGDVPVTAMRLSYVGELGWEIYTSADLGARLWDTLWEAGQELGIIAAGRSAFNSLRLEKGYRSWGHDMTTEHSPYEAGLGFAVRRNKEHFTGKAALEGVSDETVTRRLTPLVVQDGQSVVMGHEPVYVDGRPVGYVTSAAYGYTIGAPIAYAWLPAEHSAPGTPVEIEYFGVKVPAVTAVEPLFDAEMSRIRR; encoded by the coding sequence ATGGCGGCACAGCCGAAGGTGGTCATCATCGGCGCCGGCATCGTCGGGTGCGCCCTCAGCGACGAACTGACCGCACGCGGCTGGACGGACGTCACCGTTCTGGAGCAGGGCCCGCTCTTCGCCACGGGCGGCTCCACCTCGCACGCCCCCGGTCTGGTGTTCCAGACCAACGGGTCCAAGACGATGACCGAGTTCGCCCGGTACACGGTGGAGAAGTACAGCGCGCTGACCCTGGACGGGCAGTGGTGCTTCAACCAGGTCGGCGGCCTGGAGGTGGCCACCAGCCCGGAGCGCCTCGCGGAGATCCAGCGCCGGCACGGCTGGCTGAGCTCCTGGGGTGTCGACAGCCGTGTGCTCACGCCGGAGGAGTCCGCCGCACTGCACCCCCTGCTGGACCCCGAGCGCGTCCTCGGCGGCCTCCACATCCCCAGCGACGGACTGGCCAAGGCGCTGCGGGCGGGCGAGGCCCAGGCCCGCCTGGCCACGGCCCGCGGCGCCCGCTTCCACCCCCACCACACAGTCACCGGCATCGAGACGACCGGCGACCGGGTCAGCGCGGTCGTCACCGACCAGGGCACCTTCCCGGCCGACATCGTGGTCTCCTGCGCCGGGTTCTGGGGCCCCAGGATCGGTCGGATGGTCGGGCAGCCGGTGCCACTGGTACCCATGGCCCACCAGTACGCCCGCACCACCGAACTCCCGCTGCTCGCCGGCCGGAACGACGAGCGCACCGAGGCGTCCCTGCCGATCCTGCGCAACCAGGACGCCGGCCTGTACTACCGCGAACTCGTCGACCGGATCGGCATCGGCTCCTACGCCCACCGCCCCATGCCGGTCTCCCTGGACGACGTGGCACACCCGCGGGACGCCGTGATGCCGTCCTCCCTGGAGTTCACCGAGGCGGACTTCGAGGGCGCCTGGGCCGACTCCCTCGCCCTGCTCCCGTCCCTGGCCGACACAAAGATCGAGGAGGGCTTCAACGGCATCTTCTCCTTCACCTCCGACGGCATGCCGCTGATGGGCGAGTCGCCCAAGGTCCAGGGCTTCTGGCTCGCCGAGGCCGTCTGGGTCACCCACTCGGCCGGCGTGGCCAGGGCCATGGCCGAGTGGCTGGTCGACGGCCGGCCCGGCACCGACGTCCACGAATGCGACGTCAACCGCTTCGAGGAAGTCCAGCTGGCGCCGTCGTACGTGAACGAGCGCAGCTGCCAGAACTTCGCCGAGGTGTACGACATCCTGCACCCGCTCCAGCCGGCGGAGCGCCCGCGCCCGCTGCGGACCAGCCCCTTCCACTCCCGTCAGCAGGCCCTCGGCGCGGTCCTCCTGGAGGACGGCGGCTGGGAACGCCCACACTGGTACGAGGCCAACGCCGACCTGCCCGAGGTCGCCCGCGTCCCCGGCCGTAACGACTGGGCGTCCCGCTACTGGTCGCCGATCGCCGGTGCCGAGGCCCTCGTCACCCGTGAGCGCGTCGCCCTGTACGACATGACCCCGCTGAAGCGGCTGGAGGTCACGGGCCCCGAAGCGCTCGCCTTCCTCCAGAGGCTGACCACGAATCAGCTCGACAAGCCGGTCGGGTCGGTCACCTACACCCTGCTGCTCGACGCCGCCGGCGGTGTCCGCAGCGACCTGACCATCGCCCGCCTGGAGACCGAGCGCTTCCAGATCGGCGCCAACGGCAACCTCGACCTGGACTGGCTGCGCCGGCGCCTGCCCGAATGGGGGCACCTCCCAGCGGTAGCTGGGGGAGGCTCCGTGCAGGTACGGGACATCACCGCCGGCACCTGCTGTCTCGGCGTATGGGGGCCGCGCGCCCGCGACCTCGTCCAGCCGCTGACCGACACCGACTTCTCGCACAAGGGCTTCGGCTACTTCAAGGCCAAGCACGCCTACCTCGGCGACGTCCCGGTCACCGCGATGCGGCTGAGCTACGTCGGCGAACTGGGATGGGAGATCTACACCAGCGCCGACCTCGGCGCCAGGCTGTGGGACACCCTGTGGGAGGCCGGGCAGGAACTGGGGATCATCGCCGCCGGCCGCAGCGCCTTCAACAGCCTGCGCCTGGAGAAGGGTTACCGCTCGTGGGGCCATGACATGACCACCGAGCACAGCCCATACGAGGCCGGTCTCGGCTTCGCCGTCCGCCGCAACAAGGAGCACTTCACCGGCAAGGCCGCGCTGGAGGGCGTCAGCGACGAGACGGTCACCCGCCGGCTCACCCCGCTGGTCGTCCAGGACGGGCAGTCCGTGGTGATGGGGCACGAACCGGTGTACGTGGACGGCCGCCCGGTCGGCTACGTGACCAGCGCCGCATACGGCTACACCATCGGCGCCCCCATCGCGTACGCCTGGCTGCCCGCCGAACACTCCGCCCCCGGAACCCCGGTGGAGATCGAGTACTTCGGCGTCAAGGTCCCGGCCGTCACCGCCGTCGAGCCTCTGTTCGACGCCGAGATGTCCCGCATCCGCCGCTGA
- a CDS encoding MBL fold metallo-hydrolase translates to MTAHVERLVTSGTFELDGGSWEVDNNVWLIGNDDEVLVIDAAHDADVIAAAVGDRRLVAVVCTHSHNDHVNAAPALAARYGAPILLHPADAVLWKTVHGMRVPDFWELIDGEDLTVAGIELQVLHTPGHSPGSVCLYAPELGALFSGDTLFQGGPGATGRSFSDFDTIIASIRDRLLTLPADTTVHTGHGPTTTIAAEAPHLDDWIARDH, encoded by the coding sequence GTGACCGCCCACGTCGAACGCCTCGTCACCTCCGGCACCTTCGAACTGGACGGCGGCAGCTGGGAGGTCGACAACAACGTCTGGCTGATCGGCAACGACGACGAGGTCCTCGTCATCGACGCCGCGCACGATGCCGACGTGATCGCCGCCGCCGTAGGCGACCGGCGTCTGGTCGCCGTCGTGTGCACCCACTCCCACAACGACCACGTCAACGCCGCTCCGGCCCTGGCCGCCCGCTACGGCGCGCCCATCCTGCTGCACCCGGCCGACGCGGTGCTGTGGAAGACCGTGCACGGCATGCGGGTGCCCGACTTCTGGGAGCTGATCGACGGCGAGGACCTGACCGTCGCCGGCATCGAGCTCCAGGTGCTGCACACCCCCGGCCACTCTCCCGGCTCCGTCTGCCTGTACGCGCCGGAACTGGGCGCCCTGTTCTCCGGCGACACCCTCTTCCAGGGCGGCCCCGGAGCCACCGGCCGCTCCTTCTCCGACTTCGACACGATCATCGCCTCCATCCGCGACCGACTGCTCACGCTCCCCGCCGACACCACCGTCCACACCGGCCACGGCCCCACCACAACGATCGCGGCCGAGGCGCCCCACCTCGACGACTGGATCGCCCGGGACCACTGA
- a CDS encoding S-(hydroxymethyl)mycothiol dehydrogenase, whose translation MTHEVRAVVARQKGAPVSVETILVPDPGPGEALVRVQACGVCHTDLHYREGGINDEFPFLLGHEAAGVVESVGEGVTDVAPGDFVVLNWRAVCGTCRACSKGKPWYCFATHNAGRPMTLADDTPLSPALGIGAFAEKTLVAAGQCTKVDSTASPAAAGLLGCGVMAGFGAAVNTGGVGRGDSVAVIGCGGVGMAAIAGAKVAGASRIIAVDVDERKLKWAEQFGATDTVDSSRTDAVEAIRELTGGFGADVVVDAVGRPETFKQAFYARDLAGTAVLVGVPTPELTLDLPLLDVFGRGGALKSSWYGDCLPSRDFPALIDLYLQGRFDLGDFVTETIGLDDVEAAFAKMHHGDVLRSVVLL comes from the coding sequence GTGACACACGAGGTACGCGCCGTCGTCGCCCGGCAGAAGGGCGCACCGGTCTCGGTGGAGACCATCCTGGTGCCGGACCCCGGCCCCGGTGAGGCCCTGGTGCGGGTGCAGGCGTGCGGCGTCTGCCACACCGACCTGCACTACCGGGAGGGCGGGATCAACGACGAGTTCCCCTTTCTGCTCGGCCACGAGGCCGCGGGTGTCGTCGAGTCGGTCGGCGAGGGCGTCACCGACGTCGCGCCCGGCGACTTCGTCGTCCTCAACTGGCGTGCGGTCTGCGGCACTTGTCGGGCATGCAGCAAGGGCAAGCCGTGGTACTGCTTCGCCACCCACAACGCCGGCCGGCCGATGACCCTGGCCGACGACACCCCGCTGTCCCCGGCCCTCGGCATCGGCGCCTTCGCCGAGAAGACCCTGGTCGCCGCCGGCCAATGCACCAAGGTCGACTCGACCGCCTCGCCCGCCGCGGCCGGTCTGCTCGGCTGCGGGGTGATGGCCGGGTTCGGTGCGGCGGTCAACACCGGCGGCGTGGGCCGCGGCGACTCCGTCGCGGTGATCGGCTGCGGCGGCGTGGGCATGGCCGCGATCGCCGGCGCCAAGGTGGCCGGCGCCTCCCGCATCATCGCCGTCGATGTCGACGAACGGAAGCTGAAGTGGGCCGAGCAGTTCGGCGCCACCGACACCGTCGACTCCTCCCGGACCGACGCCGTCGAGGCGATCCGTGAGCTCACCGGCGGCTTCGGCGCCGACGTCGTCGTCGACGCGGTCGGCCGCCCCGAGACCTTCAAGCAGGCTTTCTACGCCCGCGACCTGGCCGGCACCGCCGTCCTGGTCGGCGTCCCCACCCCCGAGCTGACCCTCGACCTGCCCCTGCTGGACGTCTTCGGCCGCGGCGGGGCACTGAAGTCCTCCTGGTACGGCGACTGCCTGCCCTCCCGGGACTTCCCCGCCCTGATCGACCTCTACCTCCAGGGCCGCTTCGACCTCGGCGACTTCGTCACCGAGACGATCGGTCTGGACGACGTGGAGGCCGCGTTCGCCAAGATGCACCACGGCGACGTCCTGCGCTCGGTGGTCCTCCTGTGA